The following DNA comes from Limnobacter sp. SAORIC-580.
CAGCCGTGGTGCTCGCCCAACTCATGTTGTGCTTCTTCAAGCACTTTGGCCTGTGCGGGTGTCAAAGAATCATGATCCAGCGGACCCAGTGTGCGGCTGATGCTGATGTGTTTGCCCAAGGTACCGAAGCCTTGTGCTACAACATCAAAAATGGTGTCGTCATGTTCCTGGGGCACGGCTTGTTCAAGGCAGGTCATGCGCAGGCCGTCCTGTTTAATCACCAGGCCATCTTCAGGCGTGGTTTCGCCCGTCAGAATGCGAAACAGTGTACTTTTGCCCGTGCCGTTGCGGCCCACCAAGGCCACGCGCTCACGTTCTTCAATTGAAAAATCAACCTGATCCAGCAGCACAGTGGTACCTATCCGGTACGTGGCGGCTTTTAAGCCCAACAACATGGTTATTCCTTTCGTATTTGTCTGGTGGTGGCCAGTGCCAATGCACAGCACAGGGCAGCATCGGGGGTGAACTGCCAGGCGTTGATTGCTTCAACGCAGGCATTGGGTGTCATTAACTGAAATGCACCCACTTCGCCATCGCGGTTTTTGGGGCGGCGCCCCGGCTTTAACTGGCCATGAAACAGAATGACTGTTTCGTAATGCCAGCCACCATACAGCAAGGGGCGGCTTAACACCAGTTCATGGCAGTTTAAAGGTTCAATCCAGGCAAAATCGTCTGAATTCAGCCCGGCTTCCTCCTCCAGTTCCCGCCACAGTGTGTTGTCAATACTCTCAGCGCTTGCAATACCGCCTGCTGCCAGGTTATCCAGCATGCCCGGGTTTTCGTGCTTGGTCGCGGCGCGCACACCTGTCCACACGCAACCTTTGTGGTTCTCAACATGCACATGCACTGCTCGGCTGCGAAATCCCAGCGTTTTGAACAAAGCCCGCTCGGCCGTGGCCAACACCTGTCCTTGCCTGGTCAGCAACAATTGTTCTTCATTGCG
Coding sequences within:
- a CDS encoding NUDIX hydrolase, coding for MIDASKAWLQNTLPVQFQPFVSRWRDNTSALARQFIPWLLNGEHLGHWDTQHQQTFEKVFNAAGLVCVSTGQGIECKHTEGPQALSAKLATAGNMLKAMGLVPGWRNEEQLLLTRQGQVLATAERALFKTLGFRSRAVHVHVENHKGCVWTGVRAATKHENPGMLDNLAAGGIASAESIDNTLWRELEEEAGLNSDDFAWIEPLNCHELVLSRPLLYGGWHYETVILFHGQLKPGRRPKNRDGEVGAFQLMTPNACVEAINAWQFTPDAALCCALALATTRQIRKE